GATCAACTCTCCTTCGAGGGCGACGCCGTCGACGGTGACCGTGATGATCGAGTTATCTTTCGCTTCCATCGTTGATGCTTCGACGACCATGCTATTGAGTCTGGAGGGACAACCGAGCTTCGACCGGGTTCGGTCTGCGCGCGACGGTCTGATAACACTCCCCTCAGATTGACTTTCAGAGGGTGTGAGTGCTACGAGACCACGGAAACGAACTTAATGCTCGGAACCGAATGTCGAAGTGACGGCTCGCCTCCATGGAGATCATCGTTACACCCACAGCAGAGCATCTCGAGCTCGACGCCGCACGACTGAACTCACATCCCCAGAACGAGTCTCGACTGTTTCCCGACGGCGAGGTGTACGTCCAACTCGAGTCAGTAGCCGACATCGAATCCGCGCTCGTCGTCCACTCGGGACAGCCATGTCCGAACCAGGGACTGGCGTACCTGTATGGACTGCTCGATCTACTCACGAAACACGACGTCCTGATCACCCTCTGTTTCACCTACGTTCCCTACGGCATGCAGGACAAGTCGTTCTATCCGGGAACGGTGAATTACGCTCGAGCACTCCTGGATCACGTCACGCGGTATCCCGTTCGACAGGTGTACGCGATCGATCCCCACTTCAGCCACCGTGACTGGGTCGCAGAGTATCCCGTGAGCCACTTGCACGCCTTCCCGCTCGTTCAACAACGAGTGAACGCCGATCTCGACGACTACGTCGTCGTCGGCCCAGACCTCGGCGCAGTAGAGCGATTTGGAATTCCCAGCTACGAGAAGACTCGGAACGGTGCCTACGAGGTCGAACTCGAGGGCGGACTGGACATTGAGGGACGGAACGTATTGGTCTTCGATGATCTAATCGAGACCGGCGGAACGATGGTCGCGGCGTACGATCGTCTCAAAAGCCAAGGTGCGGACACAGTAGTTGCGGCGGCGGTACACGGCGTGCTCGACGAAGGTATTCAACGCGTTCAGGGTACGTACGACGGACTCTACTTGACGAATACGATCGAAACGGACGCGGGAAACGTCGCTACTGAATCCCTCGTTCAGACCGCACTCGAGTGAGTCGTTCGTGGTACATATGCTTTCGCTTCGTTCGAACGATTCGGGTGACACATCCCCGTATCTCGGTCGTCGGATGCGATCGGCACCCGCGTCAGACGTGCAGAGTCACTCTTCGAGACGATCGCTCTCTCTCTCGTCGTACCTGTTTCCGACGTCGATTCTGAAGTCCGAGAGCACGTCTCGCCCGATCAGTAACGGGTACGTGTGTTCCGCTCGGTCCTCTACCGTGGCGTCGACGGTTTTCTCGGTTCCGGCGATTCCGACGACGATGTCGACGACTGGCTGTCGGTGGCGGCGGCCGTTGCGGTCAGATTCACTGTGACCGACCTGAATCGGACCAGCTCCAATCCCGGCTGCGAGCTGGAGGTCGATTCTCGTCCGTGCACTCGTCGGATCGGTGCGCCCGGTCACCGACTTCGTATCGGTGGTGCCGCTGACGACGACGCGCTCGGTGAGCCCGACGACCGGAGCTTCGCTCCCGATCGGTTGCACGCGTTTCGACGCACGTGATGGGACCGAACCGTCGAGCGTCGTTCGAAGCACGTCGACCAGCTCGTCGTTCACCGACCCGCCGGCGCGCTGGATCGCGAGTTTCGCGATGGCGGGAGCTGGACTGCGTCCCGTCGCGTCAAAGAGCCCTTTGAACCCGGCGGTCGGGTTCACCTCGAGCACGAACCAGTTGTCGTCGCCTTCGATGAGATCCACGCCGGCGCAATCCAGACCGACTGCGGACGTGGCCCTCTTGGCAATCGCCTCGACAGGGTCGGGGAGCGATTCGGTCGCGTCCTCGACGGAGCCGCCGCGAGCGACGTTCGTCCGCCAATCCTCCTCGACTGCGTAGCGATACATCGCCCCCACGACACTTCCGTCGACCACGTATACGCGGAGATCTCGCGGTCTCTCGCGGTTGGTCTGCACGAGTTCCTGAAGGAACGCCCGGCGCATTCCCACAGTTCCAGTGATTAGATCTGTCTGATGGACCTTCCACGCGCCGCCACCGTGGGTACCCACAATCGTTTTGTAGACGAACTCCTCGCCAAACTCCGGACGGATTCGACCGACAGTCGACGTTCCGAGGGCCAGCGCCGTTTCCGGAATCGGCACCCCCTCCTGTACCAGGGCCGCGGCCGCGGCGATCTTGTGCGAGGCGAGCGCAGCAGCGTCAGGGGCGTTCACCATCGGCCGAAAGCAGGCGATCGCGTTTGCGATCCCGATAGATTCCATAGGCTGTTTCGCCGTCGACAACAGCAGGCGATTTATCACCACGTCCACATCCGGCTCGAGAACGAACCTCCCATCCGTAAATCGGAGGAGGACGTTGTTTTCCCGTAGCCAAACAGGTTCGTGTCCGAGTTCCTCGATAGCGTTACAGATCGCCTTCGACTCCTTGCTGTTGTGAAAGCTCAAGACGCCGACCCTAACGCGATCTTCCTTCATACTTATTCTATCGGGCACAGTTCAGTTAAACGTAGTCCGCACTGAATACGCGTGGCCGCGCAGCGATCCCCGAGCGTCCGCCTCGAGGTCGGACACCCCTCCGGTCTGTGGGCACTCGGCTACGGGAACGACACGCCCTCGATTACGATCGCTGATCGAGTACGTCGAGACGCTCGAGTTCGGCGCGCGGCTTTACAGAATACAAGGAGAATGCCCCGGGGCTTGACCCCGAAGCGATTCACATTTGGAGCCTCCGAGCTGAGCGACAGGCGGACGATACCTTCCGACCGTCGTGCTCGTCGTCATTTCCGTCTCGTACTCCGAGCGATTCGGTCGCCTCGTCGAGGAGTCGGTCTGCGGACTGCTGCGTTTGCTCATAGGCTTCATCCGAATTGAAGCCGCCCATGCCGTCAGGACTGGACCATTCTCGCGGGTCGTATACGTACAGAACGTGAAAAAACGACGTGTTCCGAAATCGACGAGGTGTTGCCCCAGATCCCACCAGGACCCGGGTGTGGAACCCTCAACGTCGGTCAATACAGCCCCACGAATTCATTGAGATAGGCGTCGTAATCCCGGTATGTCGCCGCAAAACCGCCACCACCGCTGTAACCTCTGCGGTAGCGACTTCGATAC
This is a stretch of genomic DNA from Natronorubrum sediminis. It encodes these proteins:
- the prs gene encoding ribose-phosphate diphosphokinase, with the translated sequence MEIIVTPTAEHLELDAARLNSHPQNESRLFPDGEVYVQLESVADIESALVVHSGQPCPNQGLAYLYGLLDLLTKHDVLITLCFTYVPYGMQDKSFYPGTVNYARALLDHVTRYPVRQVYAIDPHFSHRDWVAEYPVSHLHAFPLVQQRVNADLDDYVVVGPDLGAVERFGIPSYEKTRNGAYEVELEGGLDIEGRNVLVFDDLIETGGTMVAAYDRLKSQGADTVVAAAVHGVLDEGIQRVQGTYDGLYLTNTIETDAGNVATESLVQTALE
- a CDS encoding RimK family alpha-L-glutamate ligase; translated protein: MKEDRVRVGVLSFHNSKESKAICNAIEELGHEPVWLRENNVLLRFTDGRFVLEPDVDVVINRLLLSTAKQPMESIGIANAIACFRPMVNAPDAAALASHKIAAAAALVQEGVPIPETALALGTSTVGRIRPEFGEEFVYKTIVGTHGGGAWKVHQTDLITGTVGMRRAFLQELVQTNRERPRDLRVYVVDGSVVGAMYRYAVEEDWRTNVARGGSVEDATESLPDPVEAIAKRATSAVGLDCAGVDLIEGDDNWFVLEVNPTAGFKGLFDATGRSPAPAIAKLAIQRAGGSVNDELVDVLRTTLDGSVPSRASKRVQPIGSEAPVVGLTERVVVSGTTDTKSVTGRTDPTSARTRIDLQLAAGIGAGPIQVGHSESDRNGRRHRQPVVDIVVGIAGTEKTVDATVEDRAEHTYPLLIGRDVLSDFRIDVGNRYDERESDRLEE